The Xenorhabdus doucetiae genome has a window encoding:
- a CDS encoding M15 family metallopeptidase has translation MTLSEKQQLFAVLVAQLIEWADERGYRVTLGEAYRTPEQAALNAKKGTGIANSLHTQRLALDLNLFIQGKYQTHSDAYLPLGEYWESLGGTWGGRFSRPDGNHFSLAHNGVK, from the coding sequence ATGACGTTAAGTGAAAAACAACAGTTATTTGCGGTACTGGTTGCCCAATTGATCGAATGGGCAGACGAACGCGGCTATCGGGTAACATTGGGTGAAGCCTACCGTACCCCGGAACAGGCGGCGCTGAATGCCAAGAAAGGCACGGGCATTGCCAACAGTTTGCATACCCAGCGCTTGGCGCTTGACCTGAATCTGTTTATCCAGGGCAAGTACCAGACCCACAGTGACGCTTACCTTCCCCTGGGCGAATATTGGGAATCCCTTGGCGGCACATGGGGCGGGCGTTTCTCACGTCCCGATGGCAATCATTTCTCGCTGGCACATAACGGGGTGAAATGA
- a CDS encoding phage holin family protein gives MEEHEKTFVTLVLLGALIALGKMLTGNEPITLRLFIGRIILGSAVSVMAGALLIWWPGISPVAVTGIGSALGIAGYQLIEVWLRKRGSALLTGKLKK, from the coding sequence ATGGAAGAACATGAAAAAACGTTTGTTACGCTGGTGCTATTGGGGGCACTGATTGCGTTGGGCAAAATGCTGACCGGCAACGAGCCGATCACCTTACGGCTGTTTATCGGCCGCATTATCTTGGGGTCGGCGGTGTCGGTGATGGCCGGGGCGTTGCTGATTTGGTGGCCGGGCATTAGCCCGGTAGCCGTGACAGGCATAGGCAGCGCCTTGGGGATTGCCGGATACCAGTTAATTGAAGTGTGGTTACGCAAGCGCGGCAGCGCGTTGCTGACAGGGAAGTTAAAAAAATGA
- a CDS encoding DUF2597 family protein, whose amino-acid sequence MSQRISGQSIDFNMDGDLVHAEKVNLSITDNTAAAQTQGVPDGYIAGDVAAEGEIELSTKYLEIVTAKARAAGSWRGIQPVDLMWYAKAGKEEIKVEAYGCKLILSDILDVDPKGGSVMTHKVKFVVTSPDFVRINGIPYLEAELTQSLIG is encoded by the coding sequence ATGAGCCAGCGTATTTCAGGGCAGTCGATTGATTTTAATATGGACGGGGATCTGGTTCATGCCGAAAAGGTCAACCTGTCCATTACCGACAACACCGCCGCCGCGCAAACGCAGGGCGTGCCGGATGGTTATATCGCCGGGGATGTGGCCGCTGAGGGGGAAATTGAACTCAGTACCAAATACTTGGAGATTGTGACCGCCAAGGCGCGGGCGGCGGGATCATGGCGGGGCATTCAGCCCGTCGATTTGATGTGGTACGCCAAGGCAGGCAAGGAAGAGATCAAAGTGGAAGCCTACGGCTGCAAGCTGATCCTCAGTGACATTCTGGACGTTGACCCGAAAGGCGGCAGTGTCATGACCCATAAAGTCAAGTTTGTCGTCACATCACCCGACTTTGTGCGCATTAATGGCATCCCTTATCTGGAAGCGGAACTGACGCAAAGCCTGATAGGGTAA
- a CDS encoding DUF2586 domain-containing protein: protein MMWPHVQVNQVNQLQGETKEIERVLLFLGAGKTNVGKTIAVNTQTDFDAVLGTAQTALKRHVLAAMANAGQNWSGYVHILPEAADGLAFVEAVTAAQPVASVEGYVLTLGASKDIIKAAQTLRANTIAKFGRWQWAILAVDAPQSKEAWADYVTRLAELQKGEAVASVQLVPCLWGNEAGVLAGRLCNRAVTVADSPARVQTGALMDLGRADFPLDGTGKTIDLATLQALEKLRFSVPMWYPDYDGMYWSDGRTLDVEGGDYQSIENLRIVDKVARRVRLQAIAKIADRSLNSTPGSIATHQAYFARTLREMSRSSEINGVTFPGEVKSPKDGDVVITWRNKNTVEIYITIRTYECPKGISVSLLLDSQLEKTA from the coding sequence ATTATGTGGCCACATGTTCAGGTTAACCAGGTTAACCAACTGCAAGGCGAAACCAAGGAAATAGAACGGGTCTTGCTGTTCTTAGGGGCAGGCAAGACCAACGTGGGCAAGACCATTGCCGTCAATACCCAGACCGACTTTGACGCCGTGCTGGGCACGGCACAAACCGCGCTGAAACGTCATGTACTGGCGGCAATGGCCAACGCCGGGCAAAACTGGTCGGGTTATGTGCATATCCTGCCCGAAGCGGCGGACGGGCTGGCTTTTGTCGAGGCGGTGACGGCGGCGCAACCCGTCGCCAGTGTTGAGGGCTATGTGCTGACCCTCGGTGCCAGTAAAGACATTATCAAGGCTGCCCAGACCCTGCGCGCCAATACGATTGCTAAATTTGGCCGTTGGCAGTGGGCAATTCTGGCCGTGGATGCGCCGCAGTCCAAGGAGGCGTGGGCGGATTACGTCACCCGCTTGGCCGAACTGCAAAAGGGCGAGGCCGTGGCATCAGTGCAACTGGTGCCGTGTCTGTGGGGCAATGAGGCGGGCGTACTGGCCGGGCGGTTGTGTAATCGTGCCGTCACCGTGGCCGACAGCCCGGCGCGGGTGCAGACAGGTGCCCTGATGGATTTGGGCAGGGCTGATTTTCCGCTGGATGGCACAGGCAAAACCATTGATTTAGCGACCCTGCAAGCACTGGAAAAACTGCGTTTCAGTGTACCGATGTGGTACCCCGATTATGACGGCATGTACTGGTCGGATGGCCGCACGCTGGATGTGGAAGGGGGCGACTACCAGAGCATCGAAAATTTGCGCATTGTCGATAAGGTCGCGCGGCGTGTGCGTTTGCAGGCGATTGCCAAAATTGCCGATCGCAGCCTGAACAGCACACCGGGCAGCATCGCCACGCATCAGGCTTACTTTGCCCGTACCTTGCGTGAGATGTCGCGCAGTAGCGAGATTAACGGCGTGACCTTTCCGGGCGAAGTGAAATCGCCGAAAGACGGCGACGTCGTGATCACATGGCGCAATAAAAACACGGTGGAAATTTATATCACGATCCGCACTTACGAATGCCCGAAAGGCATATCAGTCAGTCTGTTGCTGGACAGCCAACTGGAGAAAACCGCATGA
- a CDS encoding phage virion morphogenesis protein codes for MIHGQLNRNQLKEMQDALSRFDLPPQKRQRLLWRMAKYGLIDSAKRHIRNQQSPDGESWPARKSPRRQKMLRNMPKLLHIREMPEIDAVRIYLQGGHYRNGKQPVPAGVVGYAQQNGMRFQITRQQVKKNVDRERMATIKQAKKLRTLGYKVKKGKRWRKPAIKEITANMKFIQAGTLIRVLSGEETKSKWEITIPSRAFLGMNEEEFSKALARQLQGIGYGA; via the coding sequence ATGATCCACGGCCAGTTAAACCGCAACCAGCTTAAGGAAATGCAGGACGCCTTAAGCCGTTTTGACCTGCCGCCGCAAAAACGGCAACGCTTGTTATGGCGCATGGCGAAATATGGACTGATTGATTCTGCGAAACGTCATATACGCAATCAACAATCACCGGACGGCGAAAGCTGGCCTGCCAGAAAAAGCCCGCGCCGCCAGAAGATGCTCAGGAATATGCCGAAACTTTTGCATATTCGGGAAATGCCGGAAATTGACGCTGTGCGCATTTATCTGCAAGGCGGGCATTACCGGAACGGCAAGCAGCCAGTGCCAGCGGGGGTTGTAGGCTATGCCCAGCAAAATGGGATGCGTTTTCAAATTACCCGGCAACAGGTGAAAAAAAACGTTGACCGTGAGCGGATGGCGACGATCAAGCAGGCAAAGAAACTGCGCACCTTAGGTTATAAAGTTAAAAAAGGTAAACGTTGGCGCAAACCTGCGATCAAGGAAATTACCGCCAATATGAAATTCATTCAGGCCGGAACCCTGATCCGCGTATTGAGCGGTGAAGAAACTAAAAGCAAATGGGAAATTACCATTCCTTCCCGTGCGTTCTTAGGCATGAACGAAGAAGAATTCAGCAAAGCGCTGGCGCGCCAGTTGCAAGGCATTGGATACGGCGCTTAG
- a CDS encoding phage tail protein, which yields MSQLQQLTAFLRENLPERICETEFTSEMDEIRFIPAQRDLGLGQYQMFVQQYEAVIAWGRFPYRECDPRNIPLLIDIWLTEQGDSLSNANVEQERPTLTVEVDGETAVVVVSLSLAEPVVIREDPKGMIPFDGKRWSLAEAEVWFAEQGAVHSVDETGAAIGNRA from the coding sequence ATGAGCCAATTACAGCAATTAACCGCCTTTTTGCGGGAAAATCTGCCGGAACGGATTTGTGAGACGGAATTTACCAGCGAAATGGATGAAATCCGCTTTATTCCGGCGCAACGGGATCTCGGGCTGGGGCAATACCAGATGTTTGTCCAGCAATATGAAGCGGTGATTGCGTGGGGGCGTTTCCCCTATCGGGAGTGTGATCCGCGCAATATTCCGCTGTTGATTGATATCTGGCTGACTGAGCAGGGGGATAGCCTCAGTAATGCCAATGTTGAGCAGGAACGGCCGACCTTAACGGTGGAAGTGGATGGCGAGACGGCGGTTGTCGTGGTGTCGCTGTCATTGGCGGAACCTGTGGTGATACGGGAAGACCCCAAGGGCATGATCCCGTTTGACGGCAAGCGCTGGTCACTGGCTGAGGCTGAGGTGTGGTTTGCGGAACAAGGCGCGGTGCACAGTGTGGACGAAACCGGGGCAGCAATTGGGAACAGGGCATGA
- a CDS encoding head completion/stabilization protein gives MFNGNTVDYRDAPLTNDGFWPDLNLREFQVNRKLPADLDNDMLANALLATVAEINLDLQRLKSRLQAKGYRTAANVPGITINGSTALVSQYKKAVYARAKADLLGEYTSLVSRAPNPGQESPEVRNRLLAEASMVLRNMKGHGRTTVRLI, from the coding sequence ATGTTTAATGGCAATACCGTGGATTACCGGGACGCCCCGCTGACCAATGACGGCTTTTGGCCGGATTTGAATTTGCGGGAATTTCAGGTTAACCGCAAGCTGCCTGCTGATCTGGATAACGACATGCTGGCCAATGCGCTGCTGGCAACGGTGGCCGAAATCAACCTTGACCTTCAACGCCTGAAATCGCGCTTGCAGGCCAAGGGCTACCGGACAGCGGCCAACGTGCCGGGCATTACCATTAATGGCAGCACCGCGTTGGTCAGCCAGTATAAAAAAGCGGTTTATGCGCGGGCAAAGGCCGATTTACTGGGGGAATATACGTCACTGGTCAGCCGTGCCCCCAATCCGGGACAGGAAAGCCCGGAAGTGCGCAATCGGCTGCTGGCCGAAGCCTCAATGGTGCTGCGCAATATGAAAGGACATGGACGCACAACGGTACGTTTGATATGA
- the gpM gene encoding phage terminase small subunit, with amino-acid sequence MLSPAQRHRAAVELRQKLARQQAVAIADGASQHLQARAIEQDVKRLRQLTTTAERVEMKRRELLPNYLPTAQRYLDEGEVYCNPIFVYCVIWLFDIGEFAHGLDWADMAIEQGQLTPDHFRSGFPAFVADTVLLWSQAEAEAGNPVEPYFSRTFQNVTEKWQVHEKIKAKYYKFAALNLLKGDNAEIKASSVEKLDVLEQADNWLTKAHQCNPKSGVKTYRQRIAARIRALSME; translated from the coding sequence ATGCTGTCACCTGCCCAACGACACCGGGCAGCGGTTGAACTGCGCCAGAAACTGGCACGGCAACAAGCGGTTGCCATTGCGGACGGTGCCAGCCAGCACCTGCAAGCCCGTGCCATTGAGCAGGATGTCAAGCGGTTGCGCCAGTTAACGACAACGGCGGAACGGGTGGAGATGAAACGGCGGGAACTGCTGCCCAATTATCTCCCCACGGCACAACGCTATCTGGATGAAGGCGAGGTGTACTGCAACCCGATTTTTGTTTACTGCGTGATTTGGTTGTTTGATATCGGGGAGTTTGCCCACGGATTGGATTGGGCAGATATGGCCATTGAGCAAGGACAGCTCACCCCCGACCATTTTCGCAGTGGCTTTCCGGCGTTTGTGGCCGACACCGTTTTACTCTGGTCACAGGCGGAAGCCGAAGCGGGTAACCCGGTGGAACCCTATTTTTCAAGGACATTTCAGAATGTCACTGAAAAATGGCAAGTTCACGAGAAAATCAAGGCCAAATACTACAAATTTGCTGCCTTAAACCTGCTGAAAGGGGATAACGCCGAAATTAAGGCAAGTTCGGTGGAGAAACTGGATGTGCTGGAGCAGGCCGATAACTGGCTGACCAAAGCCCATCAGTGTAATCCCAAATCCGGGGTTAAAACCTATCGGCAACGGATTGCCGCCCGTATACGGGCATTATCCATGGAATAA
- a CDS encoding phage major capsid protein, P2 family yields MQLNQRARAFLQQYSAGLAESYGVEDTARYFALSDPKETALRSALLESVEFLSMITCADVDHLSGQVVSVGNPGLFTGRKKDGRFIRATGVDGNEYKLQETDSGAALKWDLLSIWANSGSEEEFFQRMQAFTNESFALDMLRVGFHGQRVAETTNPDENPNGEDVNKGWHQIAKDWNGGKQVITTSVKLDEHGDFNSLDAMASDLVNTCIPQQFRHDPRLVVLVGADLVAAEQYRLYQAADKPTEKIAAQMLGSSIAGRPAMVPPFMPGKRMVVTMLPNLQILTQRNTRQRKAEFVDDRKQFENKYLRNEGYAIETPELYAAYDENAVTIGKVAEPAEKTGTD; encoded by the coding sequence ATGCAATTAAATCAACGGGCGCGAGCCTTTTTACAGCAATATTCAGCGGGCTTGGCCGAATCCTATGGCGTTGAGGACACAGCGCGTTACTTTGCGCTGAGCGACCCTAAAGAAACCGCCCTGCGCAGTGCGCTGCTGGAGTCGGTCGAGTTCCTCAGCATGATCACCTGTGCGGATGTGGATCACCTGTCCGGCCAAGTGGTGTCGGTGGGCAACCCCGGCCTCTTTACGGGGCGCAAGAAAGATGGCCGCTTTATCCGTGCAACGGGTGTTGACGGCAATGAATATAAGTTGCAGGAAACCGATTCCGGTGCCGCGCTGAAATGGGACTTGTTGTCCATCTGGGCGAATTCCGGCAGTGAAGAAGAGTTTTTCCAGCGTATGCAGGCGTTTACCAATGAATCTTTTGCGCTCGATATGCTTCGCGTCGGCTTTCACGGCCAGCGTGTGGCGGAGACAACCAACCCCGACGAGAACCCGAACGGGGAAGATGTCAATAAAGGCTGGCACCAAATTGCCAAGGACTGGAACGGCGGCAAGCAGGTGATCACTACGTCAGTGAAACTGGATGAACACGGCGATTTTAACTCGCTGGATGCGATGGCGTCCGACCTGGTTAATACCTGTATTCCGCAACAGTTCCGCCATGACCCGCGTTTGGTGGTACTGGTCGGCGCGGATTTAGTGGCAGCGGAGCAGTACCGGCTTTATCAGGCTGCGGATAAACCGACAGAAAAAATTGCCGCGCAGATGCTGGGCAGCTCGATTGCTGGCCGTCCGGCGATGGTGCCGCCGTTTATGCCGGGCAAGCGCATGGTGGTCACCATGTTGCCAAACCTGCAAATTCTGACCCAGCGCAATACCCGTCAGCGCAAGGCGGAATTTGTGGACGACCGCAAACAGTTCGAAAACAAGTACCTGCGTAATGAGGGCTACGCGATTGAAACGCCGGAATTGTACGCGGCCTATGATGAGAACGCCGTCACGATTGGCAAAGTGGCCGAACCGGCTGAAAAAACGGGTACAGACTAA
- a CDS encoding GPO family capsid scaffolding protein yields the protein MSQLMTNWICIAMEGDTVDGRDMEPQWILDAAELYDPQLYTALIWPEHERWMGPMGEVLAVKAERGEDGTLRLYAQLRPNHRLLDANRDGQLLFTSVEFTPDGNWRGTGKTYLQGLAVTSSPASVGTTRLQFSKKKKSHRSGTYKPLVIDEVKQIKESKMAKAKKGWRSFFNVEEPEETPAETTGDDALQAIAEALAEMDKRMTAVESQLASTEQVVEEVQEDVETVKEVVDTEDFALLRDNLSKIVKNFNKLDTLATRVPSKNPKGNKNKQFKFL from the coding sequence ATGTCTCAGTTAATGACTAACTGGATATGTATTGCCATGGAGGGCGACACGGTTGATGGCCGGGATATGGAACCACAATGGATTCTGGATGCGGCCGAACTTTATGACCCTCAACTGTATACCGCCCTGATTTGGCCGGAACATGAACGCTGGATGGGGCCAATGGGCGAAGTGCTCGCGGTCAAGGCCGAACGCGGTGAGGACGGGACTTTGCGTCTTTATGCGCAATTGCGACCCAATCACCGTTTGTTGGACGCCAACCGGGACGGGCAACTGCTGTTTACCTCCGTGGAGTTTACGCCCGATGGTAACTGGCGCGGTACAGGCAAAACCTATCTGCAAGGGCTGGCAGTGACAAGTTCGCCAGCCAGTGTAGGCACAACCCGCCTACAGTTTAGTAAAAAGAAAAAATCTCATCGGTCAGGCACCTATAAGCCGCTGGTGATTGACGAAGTTAAACAGATTAAGGAAAGCAAGATGGCAAAGGCCAAAAAAGGATGGAGAAGTTTTTTTAACGTTGAAGAACCGGAAGAAACCCCGGCCGAAACCACGGGTGATGATGCGTTGCAGGCCATCGCTGAGGCACTGGCCGAGATGGATAAGCGCATGACCGCCGTTGAAAGCCAACTGGCATCCACTGAACAGGTCGTGGAAGAAGTACAGGAAGATGTCGAAACCGTTAAAGAAGTGGTTGATACCGAAGATTTTGCACTCCTGCGCGATAACCTGTCAAAGATTGTGAAAAACTTCAACAAGCTGGACACGCTGGCAACCCGTGTGCCGTCTAAAAACCCGAAAGGCAACAAAAACAAGCAGTTTAAATTTCTGTGA
- a CDS encoding terminase large subunit domain-containing protein translates to MAKYSDELIKVAKSLYLRRYTPAEIAEELNLPNRRIIYYWAEKGCWADMLSHESVIEAVNRRIALLSERNNKNALELDELDRLIAHHVKLMAQENKHQEKLAEIKVQSQSGGDDVPSGDGEPKKKKRQRKNDISALTEEDFQTFVDGNLFGYQKHLRNNKHKQIRNILKSRQIGATWYFAFEALEDAVLTGNPQIFMSASKPQAEVFRSYIVNFAEQFFGVTLTGNPIRLSNGAELRFLSTNKNTAQSYNGHLYCDEYFWIPDFKHLNEVASAMATIEQWRTTYFSTPSAKTHSAYPFWTGDTWRGNDAKRKNVAFPAFDEYRDGGRDCPDSQWRYVITMADAIKGGYNLANIDRLRNKYNADTFNMLYMCVFVDSGASVFKYHQLEKCGVEVRLWEDHAPNAPRPFGEREVWGGFDPARSGDTSTFVIVAPPLMAGEAFRVLATFYWQGMNWKHQAKLIEELFKRYRFTHIGIDTTGIGHGVYEMVQDFAPRQTQAIHYSQQSKNQLVMKMIDVVSEERLEWDQEQKEILASFLAIRHTTTGKGGAMTFVADRSQETGHADVFWAIAHALMNEPLNYEKKRKSKYQFQKAA, encoded by the coding sequence ATGGCTAAATATTCGGATGAATTAATCAAAGTGGCAAAGTCGCTCTACCTGCGCCGCTATACCCCGGCAGAGATTGCCGAAGAACTCAACCTGCCCAATCGGCGGATCATTTACTACTGGGCGGAAAAAGGGTGCTGGGCGGATATGCTCAGCCATGAAAGTGTGATTGAGGCAGTCAACCGCCGTATTGCCCTGCTCAGTGAACGTAATAATAAAAATGCGCTGGAGCTGGACGAACTCGACCGCCTGATTGCCCATCATGTGAAATTGATGGCACAGGAGAATAAGCACCAAGAAAAGCTGGCTGAAATTAAGGTTCAGTCACAATCGGGCGGTGACGATGTGCCATCCGGTGACGGTGAGCCGAAGAAAAAGAAACGCCAGCGTAAAAATGATATTTCAGCGCTGACGGAAGAAGACTTCCAGACCTTTGTTGATGGCAATCTGTTTGGCTATCAGAAACACCTGCGCAACAACAAGCATAAGCAAATACGCAATATTTTAAAATCGCGCCAAATTGGGGCAACCTGGTATTTTGCGTTTGAAGCTTTGGAAGATGCGGTACTAACGGGTAATCCGCAGATATTTATGTCCGCCTCCAAACCGCAGGCAGAAGTCTTCCGCTCCTATATTGTCAATTTTGCCGAGCAATTCTTTGGTGTAACACTGACGGGTAACCCAATACGCTTAAGCAATGGGGCTGAACTGCGTTTCTTATCCACCAATAAGAACACCGCGCAATCTTACAACGGTCATTTATATTGTGATGAATACTTTTGGATACCTGATTTTAAGCACCTGAATGAAGTGGCTTCCGCAATGGCGACTATTGAGCAATGGCGTACCACTTATTTTTCAACCCCCAGTGCTAAAACGCATTCCGCCTACCCGTTCTGGACAGGTGATACATGGCGCGGCAACGATGCCAAACGTAAGAATGTGGCCTTTCCTGCTTTTGATGAATACCGCGATGGCGGACGCGATTGCCCTGATAGCCAGTGGCGTTATGTCATCACCATGGCCGATGCTATCAAAGGTGGGTATAACCTTGCCAATATCGACCGTCTACGCAACAAGTATAATGCTGACACCTTTAACATGCTCTATATGTGCGTATTTGTTGATAGCGGCGCATCGGTCTTTAAATATCACCAACTGGAAAAATGCGGGGTTGAAGTCAGGCTGTGGGAAGACCACGCCCCCAACGCCCCGCGCCCCTTTGGTGAGCGTGAAGTCTGGGGCGGCTTCGACCCGGCACGCTCCGGTGATACCTCCACCTTTGTGATTGTCGCCCCGCCGCTGATGGCAGGCGAAGCCTTTCGGGTGCTCGCCACGTTCTACTGGCAAGGCATGAACTGGAAGCATCAGGCGAAGCTGATTGAAGAGTTGTTCAAGCGTTATCGCTTTACCCATATCGGCATTGATACCACGGGGATTGGGCACGGGGTCTATGAGATGGTACAGGACTTCGCCCCACGCCAGACGCAGGCTATCCACTACAGCCAGCAGAGCAAAAATCAACTGGTAATGAAGATGATCGATGTGGTCAGTGAAGAACGCCTGGAATGGGATCAGGAACAAAAAGAAATCCTGGCCTCATTTCTGGCTATCCGGCACACCACCACGGGCAAAGGCGGTGCCATGACCTTTGTGGCCGACCGTTCACAGGAAACCGGGCACGCTGACGTGTTCTGGGCTATCGCCCACGCCCTGATGAACGAACCGTTAAATTACGAGAAGAAACGCAAGTCTAAATATCAATTCCAAAAGGCCGCATAA
- a CDS encoding phage portal protein, whose product MSKKTLRKTAKAKQPQPQQRKMSLITLGKPEPILTTQTDYQKIWYDNDYDHYTLPIDRLALAQLTNMNGQHGGVLYARHNMIASDYLGGGLSHEQFKAAMMNFLIFGDVAILKVCNFWGDVVRLDVLPSLYLRRRKDGDFVVLQEGEPLVYTPDEVIFIKQYDPQQQVYGLPDYIGGIHAALLNSEATIFRRRYYHNGAHTGGIIYTNDPNISDETEEEIIWKLQQSKGIGNFDTLFVNIPNGDPDGIKFIPVGDISANDEFANVKSISSQDVLTAHRFPAGLAGIIPTNVGGLGDPEKARDAYRKDEVIPVQNMFMNAINRRDVPEILHLHFKQDNASSGAE is encoded by the coding sequence ATGAGCAAGAAGACGTTAAGGAAGACCGCCAAGGCAAAACAGCCCCAACCACAGCAACGGAAAATGAGCCTGATCACGCTGGGCAAGCCGGAGCCGATACTGACGACCCAGACCGATTACCAGAAAATCTGGTATGACAATGATTATGACCATTACACGCTGCCGATTGACCGTTTGGCACTGGCGCAACTGACCAATATGAACGGGCAGCATGGCGGCGTGCTCTATGCCCGCCACAATATGATTGCCTCCGATTACCTCGGCGGCGGCCTGAGCCATGAACAATTCAAGGCGGCCATGATGAACTTCCTGATTTTCGGCGATGTGGCCATCCTGAAAGTGTGCAACTTCTGGGGCGATGTGGTGAGACTGGACGTGTTGCCCTCGCTCTACCTGCGCCGCCGTAAGGACGGGGATTTTGTGGTCTTGCAGGAGGGTGAACCGTTGGTTTACACCCCGGACGAGGTTATTTTTATCAAGCAATATGATCCCCAGCAACAGGTTTACGGCCTGCCGGATTATATCGGCGGTATCCATGCTGCCTTGCTGAACTCGGAAGCCACCATATTCCGCCGCCGCTATTACCACAATGGTGCCCACACGGGCGGTATCATCTACACCAACGACCCGAATATCTCCGATGAAACCGAGGAAGAAATTATCTGGAAACTGCAACAAAGCAAGGGGATCGGCAATTTTGACACCCTGTTTGTGAATATTCCCAATGGCGACCCGGACGGCATCAAGTTTATTCCGGTCGGGGATATTTCCGCCAATGATGAGTTTGCCAATGTGAAAAGCATCAGTTCACAGGATGTGCTGACCGCCCACCGATTCCCGGCCGGACTGGCGGGCATTATCCCGACCAACGTCGGCGGGTTGGGTGACCCGGAAAAAGCCCGTGATGCCTATCGCAAGGATGAAGTCATTCCCGTGCAAAATATGTTCATGAATGCGATAAACCGCCGCGATGTGCCAGAAATATTACACCTTCATTTCAAACAAGATAACGCAAGTTCGGGTGCAGAATGA
- a CDS encoding ogr/Delta-like zinc finger family protein: MSKKMVKSKKFDTFGMRNMRVLKITCPECGAKAVIRKTNRMHHEIADIYCACADVECGHTFVMNLTFSHTISPSAKTGDILLQTVINNLNPQQRQMALDLLQSSAA, from the coding sequence ATGAGCAAGAAAATGGTAAAATCGAAGAAATTCGACACTTTTGGAATGAGGAACATGCGCGTATTAAAAATAACCTGCCCGGAGTGCGGCGCTAAGGCTGTCATTCGCAAAACCAACCGGATGCACCACGAAATTGCAGATATTTATTGTGCCTGTGCGGATGTAGAGTGCGGCCATACGTTTGTGATGAATTTAACCTTTTCACACACTATCAGCCCCAGCGCAAAAACAGGTGATATCCTGTTGCAGACTGTGATCAATAACCTCAATCCGCAACAGCGCCAGATGGCCTTAGATTTGTTGCAGAGCAGTGCCGCTTAA